AAAATcgatgcatttatttttatttttttagcaatTTGTACTTATTCTTCTCCTCCATTAGACGGAACATCTTCAAAGCTAAAACACAATAGACGGGAATTATTAAATGAGTGTGTTCAGCTTGCTAAAACTTCAACCCAGAGCCGTGCAACTTCTCTTCCATGACACTGTCTATTCTCTCCCCCATCTCCGACCTCGCCTCTCCTGAAGAACAACTTGTTCTCTGCTCCAGTCCAAAGGCTCCCGCTCTTGTTCACCTCCAACGTGCTCAAATTGTCAAAGCTACACATCCTCAGTATTCCCTCCACAGTCCCGCCTCTCAGCTCTTCTTCACTGAATGGACACCCCACAAAATCGGCCAATCTCCTCACATGAACACATGGGTCCTCTTTCATCTCCTCAAACTTCATGAACAACACCTTCTCGGGCATCTTCGAGCTCATCTTGTGGTAGCCCAGCACATGGTCCTAGTAAGGTCCGTACATGCTCAACCCTTGACAAAACTTGTCGAGGCACTCAGGGAGAGGAGTCTGATCGCCGTTCTCTTTGAGCATCATTTTCTTGGTGAAGTGCCATAGCGAGATGAAGTTGTCCTTAGGGTTCCTACACAAGTAAACCAGCTTACACTTGGAGTCCCTCACTGACTGTGGAAGCGAGGAATAAGGTAAGTGGGTGGCAAGGAGCCTCGGGGATGCGAAAGTAGCGTGATCAGGATCTTCTTGTTGGAGATAGAGCTGGAACTCCAAGTAGGGCACGAGGTCGTGGGGGTTTCGGGTTTGGAGGGGGTGGCATCGTTCTGAGTTGGGGTCAGAGTACTTGGCACGGTTCAAAAGAGCAAAGAGGATGG
This genomic stretch from Eucalyptus grandis isolate ANBG69807.140 chromosome 3, ASM1654582v1, whole genome shotgun sequence harbors:
- the LOC104439335 gene encoding LOW QUALITY PROTEIN: cytosolic sulfotransferase 13 (The sequence of the model RefSeq protein was modified relative to this genomic sequence to represent the inferred CDS: substituted 1 base at 1 genomic stop codon) — its product is MQSSQPSQACTDLISSLPSDKGWDNPSLILYQGFWFPSWLFNGVLACQNHFQAHNSDIILVTSPKSGTTWLKAILFALLNRAKYSDPNSERCHPLQTRNPHDLVPYLEFQLYLQQEDPDHATFASPRLLATHLPYSSLPQSVRDSKCKLVYLCRNPKDNFISLWHFTKKMMLKENGDQTPLPECLDKFCQGLSMYGPYXDHVLGYHKMSSKMPEKVLFMKFEEMKEDPCVHVRRLADFVGCPFSEEELRGGTVEGILRMCSFDNLSTLEVNKSGSLWTGAENKLFFRRGEVGDGGENRQCHGREVARLWVEVLAS